TGCTCATGAGCAAAATTGATGATGAGGTCAGTAAGTGTTCAGTTTATACCTAggctcctttttttaaataaacttagagtatccaattcattttttccaactaaggggcaatttagcgtgcccaatccacctaccctgcacatcttttgggttgtgggggtgaaacccacgcaaacacggggagaatgtgcaaactccacacggacagcgacccagagctgggatcgaacctgggacctcagcgccgtgaggcagctgtgctaaccactgtgccaccgtgctgccctacctaggTTCCTTTTAATTAACTTATTAATCTTGGTTTGGTTTTGTCATTTGAATAACATGATTGCAGGCATGTGGTGAAATTTTGGCAATATGGGATCATTGTAATAAGTCATCGCATGAAACTTGAGAATGAATCAATTTTGATGGTGAGCCTTTGCTGTTAGTGAAATCAGTAAGTCATTAGTCTCAATGTGTAAATTTCTCAGGCATGTGCTGCATCCTACATGTTAAAAAAACTTGAAGGTTACATAGAGGAAGCTTGCTATCAGCATCAATTTGCTTCCACCGACACTAGCCGAGCCATTCACATTGCATAAGTTGGTCTTGCAGCACTCAGTCCCTGTAGTGATGAAAAGGATATTGATGGTTCCAGTACACTCTGCACTTTTAATACACCCTTTCTTCAAAGTAGTTATTTGTTGTCCAACTAGAATGACAGGGAGGGAAAATAATTTAGTTGTTAGTTTTCAAGTATCAGTCATGCTTATATTTTAAACATTGTTGTATATTATCTGACTGCTCTTGTGTGTTTGCAGAGGGGAGTTCCACATACGATTCTCACAAAAAGTAACCAATTTTATTGGGAGAATAACAGGAACACTTTGGGTGCTGTGCCACAGAGATGGCCAGACTTGCTGCAATAAATCACTGGCTGTTTGCTTTCATTGTCGAGTAGCCAACTGAATAAGGCTTTACTAGCAGAGGCACAGGACCAGGCCATCACCTTCCATCCAAGGTCATTAtgtatgtgccaaaacaacatggaaagagtatataatttttttggggggggggggggcggcatggtggtgaagtggttagcactgctgtctcacggtgctgagggcccgtgttcgatcccagcttcgggtgactgtgtggagtttgcacattctccccgtgtctacgtgggtctcacccgcacaacacaaaaatgtgcagggcaggtggattggc
This Scyliorhinus torazame isolate Kashiwa2021f chromosome 11, sScyTor2.1, whole genome shotgun sequence DNA region includes the following protein-coding sequences:
- the LOC140385795 gene encoding lymphocyte antigen 6E-like, with protein sequence MKTVLALLFMIYLFTTPVVPLQCYSCTSETSNKVCNAKPPINCTSGEDRCMVSKVTTEIFGQQITTLKKGCIKSAECTGTINILFITTGTECCKTNLCNVNGSASVGGSKLMLIASFLYVTFKFF